The DNA region ATGATAAGTCTTCAAGCATTTTTGGAGTAGTTCCAAAACCAGCTCTCCTATATAAATGTGCAATTAAAGCTTTATCAGTAGCCATATTCTCCTCAAAATGAAAATTTTTTATCCTATTAAAAATACCTATTTTTTTATAATTTTACAAGAAAATATAAATACAAATTTAATTTTTTTCTACATAAAGTCAAAGTCAGTTACGGGATCCGGAATATTATCCCATTTATTTGAGCCATTCGTTCGCATAATTGTAATAACTCTTTTTACATCTGGATTTGCTAAGCCCCATAGTTTTTGACCAGTTAGTATATTTACTGCATTTTGAGCCCATCTCTTGGATCCTTCAGAGGCAGTAAAATCTGAACCTCCTGCATAATGAGGAGTTATAAATAAGTTATCTGATTTTAATAATGGAGATTCTGCATCTAGAGGTTCAATTTCAGTAACATCTATCCCAGCAGAATAAATAATATTATTATTTAGTGCATGAGCTAAATCTGACTCATTAACAATTGGCCCTCTAGCACAATTAATAAATATTACATTATCTTTCATTTTAGAAAATGCATCTAAATTAAATGCATGATTGTTTTCAGCGGTAGCTGGTGAATGAACTGTAATGATATCACTTTGAGATATTAGTTCATCAAAAGATACTAATTTAACTCCATATAAATCAGCTACTGATTGAGGAATATAAGGATCATGAGCAATTATTTTTTCTGGTCCAAATCCTTTGATTCTGTTTGAAAATGCTCTTCCAATATTACCGAAACCATAGATTCCAACAGTTGTTCCTGCAATTCTTCTAAGTCGATTTCTTGCAGGCATTAATTTAGATGGATCATCTGACCAAGCACCTTCTTTAGTATATTTATTTAATTCAGGTACTTGCCTTGTAATAGTCAATAACATAGCCATTGCATGATCTGCAACTTCTGATGTATTTATACCTGGTGTATTTGTTACACATATGCCTAACTCTGTTGCTGCTTCTAGATCAATAGAATCTACTCCAACACCAGATCTTCCTACCATTTTAAGTTTTGGTAAACTTTCTAAAACTTTTCTTGTTGTATGTGGAACAGTTCCAACCAACATTACATCTGCATCTTTTCCAGCGGAAATCATATCATTCTCATTACCGCATGCTACTACTTCAACTTCTAATCCTGCTTCGTTAAGAACATCAAGCATAGTTTGGGGTGGTCCACTTCTACCTGCTGTACTTTGCGTAATAACAACTTTATGTGACATAAGTATCTCCTTTGAAAAATTTATGTAATATTCTTAAAAAAATAGTATATAACTAGAAATAGAAAAAAACTAAATAAATAATATGACTAATAATAATTTTGGATATCTTTCAATAAATGAACTTCATAATCTATACAAGACGAAAGAAACCTCACCAGTTGAAGTAATAAAAGAAACTCTTGAAAATATATACAAATTGAATAATGAGTTAAATGCTTACATAACAATAACAGAGGATTATGCATTATCTAAAGCAAAAGAAGCTGAAAAAAAATTCTTAAAAAATGAAAATATAAACTTACTAACTGGGATTCCAATACCTATAAAAGATGTCGAACCAATGAAAGATTATAGATGTACTTTTGGCTCGTTACCACGAGATGAAATTTCAAAAAATGATTCAATGGTTGTAAGAAAAATAAAACAACATGATGGAATAATAGTTGGAAAAACTAATACGCCTGAATATGGACAAGCTGGAACTTCAGATAACAGAGTTTTTGGATCAACATATAATCCTTGGAATAAGAAAATGACCTCGGGTGGATCTAGTGGTGGTTCAGCTGTTTCAGTTAGTTCTGGTATAACTTCTGTTGGTCAAGGTGGTGATGGAGGTGGAAGCATAAGAATACCAGCTTCTTTTTGTGGAGTTTATGGAATAAAACCAACTCAAGGTAGAATTTCTAGAATTGTAGATGGAAGTGTTAAATATAATGTTGTGAATAATGCCACATCTGGACCTATAACTAGACATGTTGAAGACTCTGCTATATTACTAAATGTATTATCTGGGTTTTCTGAAGAAGGTGAATATATAACAATCAATAATAGCGGTCTTGATATAAAAAAATTATTAGAAAACAAAAAATTTAAAATTGCTTATAGTCATTCAGTAGGAGGAGCAAATATAGATAAAGAAATATCAAAGAATGTATTAAGTGCTTTAAAAAATTATGAAAAACATTATGAATGTGAAATTGAAGAAATAGATTTTTATCCAGAATCATCAGAAGAGATTTATGAAATATTTTTTGATTTTTTTTGTACTAAAGGATATGCTAGTGATCCAAACTTAATTGATGATAAAAAAATGAAAGAAAAGGTAACTGATTACTTATTGAGGAATTGGGAGCATGGAAAAAAAGTATCTGGCAGTCGAATGTTTGAATGTTATAACAAAATTGGTTATTACAGAGATTACTTAAATAAGCTATTTAATAATTTTGATCTTCTTATTACTCCTACTATGGCTACAACTGCATTTGAGGTTAATAATCCTCCAAAAGAAATTAATGGAATTAAGTTAAATGAC from Dehalococcoidia bacterium includes:
- a CDS encoding C-terminal binding protein, whose translation is MSHKVVITQSTAGRSGPPQTMLDVLNEAGLEVEVVACGNENDMISAGKDADVMLVGTVPHTTRKVLESLPKLKMVGRSGVGVDSIDLEAATELGICVTNTPGINTSEVADHAMAMLLTITRQVPELNKYTKEGAWSDDPSKLMPARNRLRRIAGTTVGIYGFGNIGRAFSNRIKGFGPEKIIAHDPYIPQSVADLYGVKLVSFDELISQSDIITVHSPATAENNHAFNLDAFSKMKDNVIFINCARGPIVNESDLAHALNNNIIYSAGIDVTEIEPLDAESPLLKSDNLFITPHYAGGSDFTASEGSKRWAQNAVNILTGQKLWGLANPDVKRVITIMRTNGSNKWDNIPDPVTDFDFM
- a CDS encoding amidase — translated: MTNNNFGYLSINELHNLYKTKETSPVEVIKETLENIYKLNNELNAYITITEDYALSKAKEAEKKFLKNENINLLTGIPIPIKDVEPMKDYRCTFGSLPRDEISKNDSMVVRKIKQHDGIIVGKTNTPEYGQAGTSDNRVFGSTYNPWNKKMTSGGSSGGSAVSVSSGITSVGQGGDGGGSIRIPASFCGVYGIKPTQGRISRIVDGSVKYNVVNNATSGPITRHVEDSAILLNVLSGFSEEGEYITINNSGLDIKKLLENKKFKIAYSHSVGGANIDKEISKNVLSALKNYEKHYECEIEEIDFYPESSEEIYEIFFDFFCTKGYASDPNLIDDKKMKEKVTDYLLRNWEHGKKVSGSRMFECYNKIGYYRDYLNKLFNNFDLLITPTMATTAFEVNNPPKEINGIKLNDPLWDFTPLTYFFNLTGNPAATVPVENSKNNLPIGLQIIGPMENEFDVLNISKQFQNILKWESKKPNICV